A genomic region of Halobaculum lipolyticum contains the following coding sequences:
- a CDS encoding aldo/keto reductase, with the protein MSLPSHTLPSGDDLPALGLGTYGLDDDETETSVRAALDAGYTHVDTAEGYRNEAVIGDVLADYDRDDVFLTSKVLAKNLNYENVIRSCEASLERLGTDYLDLYLIHWPNPAVSLRETLDAMARLHERGLVRNVGVSNFSAYQLSCAHHITDVPIAVNQIEFHPWFQRPDLVDYCHESDTVIEASSPLARAEVFDDEVVRDLAETYDKSPAQVVLRWALDRDAVVLPRSATPEHVRANADLDWSLDDTDRRRLDERDRDEPVYDTPTRDWTRETYGIER; encoded by the coding sequence GTGAGCCTCCCATCCCACACCCTGCCGAGCGGCGACGACCTCCCCGCGCTCGGGCTGGGGACGTACGGACTCGACGACGACGAGACGGAGACGAGCGTCCGCGCGGCGCTCGACGCCGGCTACACCCACGTCGACACGGCGGAGGGGTACCGCAACGAGGCGGTCATCGGCGACGTGCTCGCCGACTACGACCGCGACGACGTGTTCCTCACCTCGAAGGTGCTGGCGAAGAACCTGAACTACGAGAACGTGATCCGGTCGTGTGAGGCGTCGCTGGAGCGCCTCGGCACCGACTACCTCGACCTCTATCTGATCCACTGGCCGAACCCGGCCGTCTCCCTCCGGGAGACGCTCGACGCGATGGCTCGCCTCCACGAGCGCGGGCTGGTCCGCAACGTCGGCGTCTCCAACTTCAGCGCCTACCAGTTGAGCTGTGCCCACCACATCACGGACGTCCCCATCGCCGTCAACCAGATCGAGTTCCACCCGTGGTTCCAGCGGCCGGATCTGGTCGACTACTGCCACGAGTCGGACACCGTGATCGAGGCGTCGTCGCCGCTGGCACGCGCCGAGGTGTTCGACGACGAGGTCGTCCGCGACCTCGCCGAGACGTACGACAAGTCGCCCGCACAAGTCGTGTTGCGGTGGGCGCTCGACCGCGACGCCGTCGTGCTCCCGCGCTCGGCGACCCCCGAGCACGTCCGGGCGAACGCGGACCTCGACTGGTCGCTCGACGACACCGACCGCCGGCGACTCGACGAGCGCGACCGCGACGAGCCGGTGTACGACACGCCGACGCGCGACTGGACCCGGGAGACGTACGGCATCGAGCGGTAA
- a CDS encoding universal stress protein, whose amino-acid sequence MGLLVPYDGSALSKAALIRAEQFDAILDEGVTALTVIPESNRQYARDRGWIGPDETYTRAAVVANLERSVSAISPNAVFEFVTVGRSAPYGTIANRIRRYARDADVSILFLGSENAGRMVGSLSVGSAVASGGGYDTMIVSQPVPSKIEALEEAFPSEGILRSETESGAKLSR is encoded by the coding sequence ATGGGGCTGTTGGTGCCGTACGACGGGTCCGCCCTGTCCAAGGCCGCACTGATCCGCGCAGAGCAGTTCGACGCTATCCTCGACGAGGGCGTGACCGCCCTCACCGTGATCCCCGAGAGCAACAGGCAGTACGCGCGCGATCGCGGCTGGATCGGACCGGACGAGACGTACACGCGCGCGGCGGTCGTGGCGAACCTCGAACGGTCGGTGTCTGCGATCTCGCCGAACGCCGTGTTCGAGTTCGTCACGGTCGGCCGGTCGGCCCCCTACGGCACGATTGCGAACCGCATCCGTCGGTACGCCCGCGACGCCGACGTCAGCATCCTGTTCCTCGGCAGCGAGAACGCCGGGCGGATGGTCGGCTCCCTGAGCGTCGGATCGGCGGTCGCCTCGGGCGGCGGCTACGACACGATGATCGTCTCCCAGCCGGTGCCGTCGAAGATCGAGGCACTGGAGGAGGCGTTCCCCAGCGAGGGGATCCTCCGGAGTGAGACAGAGTCGGGCGCGAAGCTCAGTCGGTGA
- the gfo6 gene encoding D-xylose 1-dehydrogenase Gfo6, with protein MDTDLAAYLDDFTRRDWETLDPDTVDDPVRIAVVGLGWFAREWALPGIARSAYTEATVVCDVDPETTESVAAARDLTGVAPEELRSGAVADEYDAVYVATPNATHLGYVEAAAEQGKAVLCEKPVESTPERAERLVAACDDAGVPLMVGYRMQTDPAVRRLKDLLDAGVLGDVVHVHATMSQTMLGELSTDHDQWRLDPALSGGCALMDIGVYPLNTTRFVLDAEPTRVFGTTRTEHEAFAGVDEHASYRLTFPDGVEAMCSVSQNAQHASRFEVVGTEGRAILDPAFYEREDRGFAVVRGGTRADVDFEQVHQPEAEFAYFGHHLLAGEPFHPDGEHALGDARTLDAIYESAESGAVVELTD; from the coding sequence ATGGACACCGATCTGGCCGCGTACCTCGACGACTTCACCCGACGCGACTGGGAGACGCTCGACCCCGACACCGTGGACGACCCCGTCCGGATCGCCGTCGTCGGGCTCGGCTGGTTCGCCCGCGAGTGGGCGCTCCCCGGCATCGCGCGCTCGGCGTACACGGAGGCGACGGTCGTCTGCGACGTCGACCCGGAGACGACCGAGTCCGTCGCCGCCGCCCGCGACCTGACCGGCGTCGCGCCCGAGGAACTCCGCTCGGGGGCGGTCGCCGACGAGTACGACGCGGTGTACGTCGCGACGCCGAACGCGACCCACCTCGGCTACGTCGAGGCGGCCGCCGAGCAGGGGAAGGCGGTGCTGTGCGAGAAGCCGGTGGAGTCGACGCCCGAGCGCGCCGAACGGCTCGTCGCCGCCTGCGACGACGCCGGCGTCCCGCTCATGGTCGGCTACCGGATGCAGACCGACCCGGCGGTCCGCCGGCTGAAGGACCTGCTCGACGCCGGCGTGCTCGGCGACGTCGTCCACGTCCACGCGACGATGTCGCAGACGATGCTCGGGGAGCTGTCGACCGACCACGACCAGTGGCGCCTCGACCCGGCGTTGTCGGGCGGCTGTGCGCTCATGGACATCGGCGTCTACCCGCTCAACACGACGCGGTTCGTGCTCGACGCGGAGCCGACGCGCGTGTTCGGCACCACCCGGACCGAACACGAGGCGTTCGCGGGTGTCGACGAACACGCCAGCTACCGGCTCACGTTCCCCGACGGCGTCGAGGCGATGTGTTCGGTGAGCCAGAACGCCCAACACGCCAGCCGCTTCGAAGTGGTCGGCACCGAGGGGCGGGCGATCCTCGACCCGGCGTTCTACGAGCGCGAGGACCGCGGGTTCGCGGTCGTCCGCGGCGGCACCCGCGCCGATGTCGACTTCGAGCAGGTCCACCAACCCGAAGCGGAGTTCGCCTACTTCGGCCACCACCTGCTGGCCGGCGAGCCGTTCCACCCGGACGGCGAGCACGCGCTCGGTGACGCCCGGACGCTCGATGCGATCTACGAGTCCGCCGAGTCGGGAGCCGTCGTCGAACTCACCGACTGA